The region ATCTGGTCCTCAAACGGTATCTTCCCCTGGTTCGCCTGTCGCAGCCGTTCGGTCACATCCTCAAACACGTCACACCTCGATAGCAAGCAGGCCCTGTTTCTTGATCTTCGTGGTCATGTGGAAGAGATCCCAGAACTGGGTATACCCGGCCTTATGGAGGCGTTCAAGGATCTTGGCGCGTTTGTCGACCTCGTTGTAGATCTCGGACCTGCGGTTCTCGGGGATGCCGAGCATCGTTGCGATCTTGTTCTCAAGCAGGTAACTGCTCCCCCTGCCGGTGAAGGTGAAGGTATCGGTTGCAGGGTCCCAGACGAACGCCGCCATGAAGGAGAACCCCTGGGTCTCGGGGTCGTAGCCCACGAGTTCGTTGACGCTGAGCATCCGCCGGACGGTCCCGCCCTGCGGGAGTTTGACGGCGCTCTGGATGATGACCAGGTTGAGGTTGTCGACATAAGTCTTCGGAATGCTGATCGGGTCTCCGCAGAGACGCTGGATCAGTTTCTCAACCGACGCGGCGTGGAAAGTGCTCATCACCGGGTGGCCGGTCTGCATGGCGGAGAACGCGACGGACCCTTCCACACCTCGGATTTCACCGACCAGGATCTGGTTCGGACGCTGACGGAGGGCGGCTTTGAGGAGGTCGAACATCGTGATCTCCGAACCTTCGCCCTCGCCCTTCCCCTTGGCCTTCGCGACCTCACGGGTCCAGTTCCGGTGGGGGACCGTCAACTCGGGGGTATCCTCGATGGTGACGATCTTGTTCTCGGGCGGGAGGAACGTCGTTAAGGCATTCAAGGTCGTCGTCTTGCCGCTCGCGGTCTCGCCTGAGACGAACATCGACATCCCGTACTCGAGGCAGATCCAGAGGTAGGCGGCCATCATGTAGTTGCAGGCCCCGCTCTCGATGACCTGCAGGATGCTCAAGGGAACCTCGTTCACTTTACGGATGGTGAAGTTGCTGCCGTGCTTGCTGATCTCGGTCCCGTAGACGATGTTGATACGCGATCCGTCGGGGAGGGTCGCATCGACGATGGGGTTCCGGTAGGTCAGCGGCCGTTTGATCCGCTCGGCGAGTTTGATCACGAAGTTGTCGAGTTCCTTCGAGTCCTGAAACCCGACGACCGATTTTAAGCCTTTGAAGATCTTGTGCTCGATGAAGATCGGCCCGACGCCGTCGCAGGTGATATCCTCGATATATTGGTCGGAGAGGAAGGGTTTGAGGGTTCCCATCTCGATCTTGTCACGGATCATCAGGTATTCGAGCGCCTTATACTCCTGCGGGGAGAGGACGACCCGGCCGTCGGCAAGCAGCGGGCGATCGGGATCCTGCTCTTGGGGTTTCGCCGGCGCACCGATATCGGCGGTGAGGAATTTTTTGATCCGTTCTTTGAAGTCCTTCGGCGTCCCGCCGGCAAGCAGGGACGGATCGATTACCTCGCCCGGTTGCCGGACATAGACGAGCTGCCTGATGAAGTTCTTGAGCACCTCAATACGCGCCTGCTCGGTCACCGGCTCCTCGTCGAGGGCGTCGATCATATCGATGAGTTTCGCCTCGACCACCGGGAGGATCTCTTTGACGGAGTGGAGGAACGAGGGTTCGATCGGGATGTACCAGTTCCGGACGTCGTTTGGGTCGGGGAAGATATGGATGAACGTCGTCTCGTTGACCGGATAGATGATGTTCGGATTCTCCATCGATTTTAGGTCCCGCTTCAACTCCGAGAGGAAGAGCGGGATCCCGACGGTATTGACCGGCAGGATGTGGAGGTATTCGAGGAGATGCGGGCTCTCCTTGACGTATTCCCGGGCGTTTGCCGGGAGCATCCGGTAGAGGGCGCAAGACTCCACGTTGTTGTAGCAGTCGTTCCCCTCGTCGTTGAACTCCGGCTCAAAGGGGAGGGTTACCGTTGCTTCCAGCGCCGATCCCATTCGCTTCACACCTTCGCGACCGAGACCGGGATGATCTTGATGCCGTACCCGGGGTGAACCTCGAAACTGATGATGTTTCCGGTGGTCTTTCGTGCGCCGCGGACCTTGACGACCTCGAGCATCATGACGTATTTGCCGCCGACGAGCGCCTTCTTCATGAAGAGGTGGGCGTCGCAGATCGAGCGGATACGGACGAGGGAGTCCTCGACGAAGGCAGAGGTGTGCAAGGTGATCAGGATGGTCTTGCCGTGGTCGACGAGGTTCTTGCAGTTGGTGAAGAACGTGAGGACCGTGTCCTGCTGGGCGTACTCGGTGAAGAGCGTGAGTGAGTCGATGATGATGACCTCCGCCCGGCTCTGCTCCATGTAGGCGATCATCCGCTCAAGCGTTCCCTGCATCTTCTCCTTGTTCCACTCGAACCCGACGACGTGCATGGGAAAGACCCGGAGGTAGCCCCAGGCGAAGTAGTCGGAGATGTCGAGGCTCATCGACTCCATCTGCGAGAGAAAACTTTTGCTCGTGTTCTCGGTCGAGAAGAGGTCGACGTTGAACCCCTGCTTTAAGGCTCCCCAGATGATCTGCTGGGTGAGCACGCTCTTTCCGGTATCGTTCTCCCCCTCGATGAGGTTGAGCGACGAGAGCGGGAGACCGTCGGCGAGTTTCTTGTCGAGCTCGGAGTTCCCGGTCGAGAGGATCGTCTTGTCGGGCATCTCTTGGATACTGCTGTTTGCGTCGTCGCTTGGGGCCATTCTTTCTTCACCTTGTGTATGCCGAACAGGATACTCCGTTTGGGGTGACGACCTGAACCCATGCAGGGTTGGCGTCTTTCTCGTGGGTGATCGAGAGGGTGAGGGTCTCGCCGGGGTCGAACTCGCCGGGGTGGATATCGTCCGGCGTTATGTTCTCCTTACTCCAGCCGGTTCCATAGGGGACGTAGACGGGGGCGTCCTCGATGTGGAGGTAGACGTCGATCAACGGGATATCGACGATCGGTTCGCTGCCGGTGTTCTTTACCTCGACAGAGAGGGTCCGGTTGTCGACGATTGTCGTGTTCTGGATCTCGATCGCCGTCCGCATCCTGGCTTCTTGGTTCATGGCGAGGTTGCTCTGCGCCTCGACCACCACCTCCGTAGTTGCGAGGGTGCCGCCGACCAGGACGTAGGCTGTGACGACCAGGATGAGGATGCCGACGGCAGACGCAACGAGGGGTCCCGCACTCATGGTTATGTACCTGCGGTGAAGGTGGTCGACCGCGAGAGTCCGGTGGACAAGACGAACTGGAAGTAGACGACTTCGCCGCTCATGGGGATCGTGTCGCTCCGGGCTTGGATGTAGAGGGTTTCGCCGGGATCCCAGTGGTTGTTCTTCTGGGTATCCTCAAGGATCTTATAGGTCCACTGGTTTGACCCCGGTGTGCCTGATACCAAGCCAAGACGGGTGAAGTTCCCCGGAACCCCGAGGAAGACGTCGGTCTTCCCTACGTCCGAAGGTGATATCCGGGCCGTCCCTACGTTCTTTAGCCAGATTTTGGCTTCTTTGCTCCCACCGCTGGCGTATGTCGTGACAACCTTTACGTCCGTACTCAACCGTTCGTCCACCGTATGGGAGGATGACGAGATTGTGCCTGAAAGGGTGTAGATCACTGGGAATACTGCGTTAATGAGGACGCCGGCCGATATGATGGCGGCGATAAGGAACATTGCTGTAGTGAAGGCTTCGCTCGACATCCATCATATCCTATCCAGCAACTCGATCCAAGTATCACCGGCATCACGTTCATGGGAAGATGTCTTCTCTGCGCTGTGGTCCCCGGGGCGGCGGGGGGTGAGCATCAGCACCTCGATCATGTCCCGGTCGAGCGTCGCGTCGTCGGGGTCGAGGATCCGGTTCAAGACGTAGAGTTCGGAGACGAACTCGTTCGGGCCGATATCTTGCACGTCTCTCCGGGTCTCGGGCGCCATCCGCATGATCTCCCGGATCTGGTCGGAGGCCTCATCGTTGATGTAGCCCATCGACCGGTAAGCGTCGATCATGATCGCCATGTGCTCATGCCCGTACTTCCTGCATCCCTGTTGCACCCATTCAAACAGCCGGTGGACCTTCTGGAGTTTGAGTTTTCCCTGGGGTTTTGCCTGCTGGAGAGCGGACATGGCACCTTGGGGGAGGCAGGCCGCACCGAGGTCGGCCGGGAAGAGACCTTCGTCCGAACCGAGACCCTCGCGCCCCGCCTCCGCCTGCAGACCGTCCATCTCGGCGGAAGCATCGCCGAGGGCGGAGACCTCGGCGTCCTCATCTTCGCCGTCCCCGGCAAGGTCCGACGGCTCGAACCTCTTCCCTGCATAGGATGCCGCGGCGCTGGTGAACGGGTTGTCCAGTTCGTTCATCCGTTCCCGAAGGTCGATGAGCAGCCGCTTGATCGAGGTCTTGACGAAGTCCAACTCCTTCTCGAGGGTGTCGAGACGGGCTTCCGGGTCGTCAGAAGATGCACCCGAGAGAATTTTATCGATTTGAGCCTGATCTACCCCCACCATAATATTGAGTTATATTAGTGTCATAGTTAATAAAATTTACTCATATTGATAAGGGTTTTCCGGTCGCTTTATTGCCTTCTGGGGACTCTTGCGGACTGGTTCGGGGTAAAAGCCGTCGGTGTTGCTGATGACAGCTGGATGGTGCACCCAGATCAATCTCTGCCCTCAAGGCCATCCGTTGCCGAAGAACAAATTCGGTAGCATTTCATACCTCAATCACGCAGGTATAAGACGAGTTATCTTTTTCCCTGGAGCCGGCACGATGCCAACCAGAAGAGCAAAACAGATCAATCCTATGTCATCCCCAGCCCCCGAAACAGACCAGACCACGAGAGGCCTTGCCGCCCAACTCCCCCGCAACCTTGCGGCAAATATTACTTACTTCCTAGCGAATGTCATCATCGGCATCCTCTTGGTGTCCTACTTCGTTAATACCCTCGGGATCGACATTCTGCGGGAAATCTTGGATCTAGTGGATTTGGTTGCATCACAACCTGAAGCCTCGTAGTAACTCAACTCTGAACCTCGTGGTTACACCAGGGATTGGCGTAACAATTCCATCACCGCAACGATAGAGCCGAGAGTCTCAAGGTCAAGAACCATCCTTTATTCTTACAGTAGGTCGTTTCCCATGGCTCTCGGTCAACTTCCCTCAACTGAAATCGAGGGCATGACACCGGGTGATGCGCAGCCGTTTCGGGAGTCCCTCCCCCCAGTAAGGGCCTGATGGCGAAGTTTACCGGACTTGGAGAAGCGACATCAGACCCGGGTGAGAGTTACATTCCAAGACCTGCACGGCCGTGCCGGCGGCAGAACGA is a window of Methanoculleus sp. 7T DNA encoding:
- a CDS encoding type II/IV secretion system ATPase subunit; this translates as MGSALEATVTLPFEPEFNDEGNDCYNNVESCALYRMLPANAREYVKESPHLLEYLHILPVNTVGIPLFLSELKRDLKSMENPNIIYPVNETTFIHIFPDPNDVRNWYIPIEPSFLHSVKEILPVVEAKLIDMIDALDEEPVTEQARIEVLKNFIRQLVYVRQPGEVIDPSLLAGGTPKDFKERIKKFLTADIGAPAKPQEQDPDRPLLADGRVVLSPQEYKALEYLMIRDKIEMGTLKPFLSDQYIEDITCDGVGPIFIEHKIFKGLKSVVGFQDSKELDNFVIKLAERIKRPLTYRNPIVDATLPDGSRINIVYGTEISKHGSNFTIRKVNEVPLSILQVIESGACNYMMAAYLWICLEYGMSMFVSGETASGKTTTLNALTTFLPPENKIVTIEDTPELTVPHRNWTREVAKAKGKGEGEGSEITMFDLLKAALRQRPNQILVGEIRGVEGSVAFSAMQTGHPVMSTFHAASVEKLIQRLCGDPISIPKTYVDNLNLVIIQSAVKLPQGGTVRRMLSVNELVGYDPETQGFSFMAAFVWDPATDTFTFTGRGSSYLLENKIATMLGIPENRRSEIYNEVDKRAKILERLHKAGYTQFWDLFHMTTKIKKQGLLAIEV
- a CDS encoding archaellum protein ArlH — translated: MAPSDDANSSIQEMPDKTILSTGNSELDKKLADGLPLSSLNLIEGENDTGKSVLTQQIIWGALKQGFNVDLFSTENTSKSFLSQMESMSLDISDYFAWGYLRVFPMHVVGFEWNKEKMQGTLERMIAYMEQSRAEVIIIDSLTLFTEYAQQDTVLTFFTNCKNLVDHGKTILITLHTSAFVEDSLVRIRSICDAHLFMKKALVGGKYVMMLEVVKVRGARKTTGNIISFEVHPGYGIKIIPVSVAKV
- a CDS encoding flagellar protein FlaF: MSAGPLVASAVGILILVVTAYVLVGGTLATTEVVVEAQSNLAMNQEARMRTAIEIQNTTIVDNRTLSVEVKNTGSEPIVDIPLIDVYLHIEDAPVYVPYGTGWSKENITPDDIHPGEFDPGETLTLSITHEKDANPAWVQVVTPNGVSCSAYTR
- a CDS encoding flagellin, giving the protein MSSEAFTTAMFLIAAIISAGVLINAVFPVIYTLSGTISSSSHTVDERLSTDVKVVTTYASGGSKEAKIWLKNVGTARISPSDVGKTDVFLGVPGNFTRLGLVSGTPGSNQWTYKILEDTQKNNHWDPGETLYIQARSDTIPMSGEVVYFQFVLSTGLSRSTTFTAGT
- a CDS encoding FlaD/FlaE family flagellar protein, whose amino-acid sequence is MVGVDQAQIDKILSGASSDDPEARLDTLEKELDFVKTSIKRLLIDLRERMNELDNPFTSAAASYAGKRFEPSDLAGDGEDEDAEVSALGDASAEMDGLQAEAGREGLGSDEGLFPADLGAACLPQGAMSALQQAKPQGKLKLQKVHRLFEWVQQGCRKYGHEHMAIMIDAYRSMGYINDEASDQIREIMRMAPETRRDVQDIGPNEFVSELYVLNRILDPDDATLDRDMIEVLMLTPRRPGDHSAEKTSSHERDAGDTWIELLDRI